The Lasioglossum baleicum chromosome 12, iyLasBale1, whole genome shotgun sequence genome includes a region encoding these proteins:
- the L(3)mbt gene encoding lethal (3) malignant brain tumor isoform X2, with the protein MRTRTYNDTVSSHMMATDNFKTMEEEIVVDDVDENSNTETPQSDDPTTPIMPLLYIQQSKLRSAPPTTTNQTLVSQNATQLAAIINPVNNQIVAGQNKVFIQGPSQVTTSQSKQHIVIHRPINTVSTTTTSQGQKHILLRKSNTSTAQIVPLSSSQGNQTTAQAGKHTFAYLGTLIKPNKARESVVIPAGALTTTQIAKPKLVIAPVISQLAQTSTSTTSGSQSQPTKHMTNLLLPVTIPQQSGSTKSSMFNLKINNGQISTESKGTITVLRESKTTNSATHPPPLHPIAKMSLLSANKGNNNSTDSIKITENPDSAVITPIPKKDDSGIPEKRKKTISNILRGSSEKRLKKQNLSKSPQDSMVEVTYALSSPESEQDKDKKVQNDDDITLIKVVPSEEKSVKLNTSMDDDIKIEIIKTRTSCVESVSDNKHDVKLINHDDMKDHLNTSHTNDTSFDAAKVLDWKDGVGTLPGSTLKFCMNEFGIMEVVDEDENKQGKDGIGDKENVCLTQNSSKSSPLTVNNVNSDKKSDDRKSRTVSADTMYHCEGCGCYGLAAEFESPISCSPTCTDIIDANKKQPSLRKEKDLKDLRAKRKRKRLLQEQQQSKEMEDKSDEKGQDKVKSETDEDTKDTIAGIDEESQGDSAESKTGKLGFSWSKYLEHCKAKAAPVKLFKDPFPYSKNHFKVGMRLEGIDPEHPSRYCVLTVAEVVGYRIRLHFDGYPENYDFWVNGDSMDIFPVGWSEKNGHRLDPPKGYVASNFNWNAYLKICKTTAAPKNIFSNKSSVFPTGFRVGMKLEAVDRKHSSLVCVASIAGLMDSRILVHFDSWDEVYDYWADASSPYIHPVGWCHHNGHSLTPPNNYKDPKSFTWDTYLRETRSMVAPARAFKQRSPCGFKRGMKLEAVDKRVPQLIRVATVEDVKDHMLKIRFDGWPENHAYWVDDDSPDIHPMGWCLKTGHPLEPPLTPDNLNDRAECGMYGCRGIGHVKGPKYATHNSASGCPYSPQNLHKVRQLSDRLNLKHETCDFEDDVLDKPKTEKTDKIKMEKSEKPEKLLFADERLLKTEKDIKQEDGELSDKNDKSENSEKSSKSKHHHSDGQTDDDELLRKRKKRRQISEEPLYSLSNYGDSSLTTVPYAVNIPDKQLRMELYQSVYNPGYNPLPDAPHIWAKHSNALNRVVAKQNTNPRRWSNEEVIKFIQSMPNCKEIGNIFRKHNIDGEAFLMLTQEDLVSLLELRLGPAIKLYNSIVLLRRRAS; encoded by the exons TACGTTCAGCACCGCCGACAACAACAAATCAGACTTTGGTTTCACAGAATGCCACTCAACTCGCTGCCATTATTAATCCAGTCAACAATCag ATTGTTGCTGGACAAAATAAAGTGTTTATACAAGGGCCAAGTCAGGTTACCACTTCTCAAAGTAAACAACATATTGTGATTCACCGACCAATCAACACTGTCAGTACAACAACAACATCTCAAGGACAGAAACACATATTGCTTAGAAAGTCCAATACGTCTACTGCTCAGATTGTGCCATTAAGTTCATCTCAGGGGAATCAGACTACCGCACAAGCTGGCAAGCATACATTCGCATATCTCGGAACGCTTATCAAGCCAAACAAAGCGCGCGAATCTGTTGTAATTCCTGCAG GGGCTTTAACAACAACTCAAATAGCTAAGCCAAAATTAGTGATCGCACCGGTTATCTCTCAATTGGCTCAAACATCAACTAGCACCACCTCAGGCTCTCAGAGTCAGCCTACCAAGCATATGACGAATTTGTTACTACCAGTCACTATTCCTCAGCAAAGCGGATCTACTAAATCTAGtatgttcaatttaaaaattaacaatGGCCAAATTAGCACGGAAAGCAAAGGAACGATTACTG TTTTACGGGAATCGAAGACAACGAATTCGGCCACGCATCCGCCGCCGTTGCATCCTATCGCGAAAATGAGTTTGCTAAGCGCGAATAAAGGAAACAACAATTCCACGGATAGTATAAAAATTACAGAGAATCCTGACTCTGCTGTGATCACCCCTATCCCTAAAAAAGATGATAGTGGTATACCCGAGAAAAGGAAGAAAACCATAAGCAATATATTAAGAGGCTCTAGTGAGAAACGACTGAAAAAGCAAAACTTATCAAAATCGCCGCAAGATAGTATGGTTGAGGTCACTTATGCGCTGAGCAGTCCAGAATCGGAGCAAGACAAAGACAAGAAGGTGCAAAACGACGATGATATCACTTTGATCAAAGTGGTACCAAGCGAGGAGAAAAGTGTTAAACTGAATACCAGCATGGATGATGATATAAAGATAGAAATTATTAAAACGCGCACGAGTTGCGTCGAGTCGGTATCAGACAATAAGCACGATGTTAAATTGATTAATCATGACGACATGAAAGATCACTTGAACACCAGTCATACAAACGATACGAGTTTCGATGCTGCGAAAGTGCTAGACTGGAAAGACGGTGTTGGCACATTGCCTGGAAGCACGTTGAAG TTCTGTATGAACGAATTTGGTATCATGGAAGTAGTGGACGAGGACGAGAATAAACAAGGGAAAGATGGAATCGGTGACAAGGAGAATGTTTGTTTAACACAGAATTCCTCGAAATCTAGCCCCCTAACTGTCAACAACGTGAATTCTGACAAGAAGT CGGACGATAGGAAGTCCCGGACTGTTTCAGCAGACACAATGTACCACTGCGAGGGTTGCGGGTGCTATGGTTTGGCCGCTGAATTCGAAAGTCCAATATCTTGTAGCCCAACGTGTACAGACATAATAGACGCTAATAAGAAGCAACCATCGTTGCGGAAGGAAAAGGATTTGAA AGACTTACGTGCCAAACGGAAACGTAAAAGGCTACTCCAGGAACAACAGCAATCCAAAGAAATGGAGGACAAATCCGACGAGAAAGGGCAAGATAAAGTAAAGTCTGAAACTGACGAGGACACGAAAGATACTATCGCTGGGATTGATGAAGAGAGCCAAGGAGACTCGGCCGAGTCAAAG ACAGGAAAACTCGGATTCTCGTGGTCCAAATACCTCGAGCACTGCAAGGCAAAAGCTGCTCCGGTCAAGCTGTTCAAGGACCCGTTCCCGTATAGTAAAAATCATTTCAAAGTTGGCATGAGACTGGAAGGAATAGACCCGGAACATCCCTCGCGATATTGTGTTCTTACAGTCGCCGAAGTAGTGG GTTACCGAATACGCCTGCATTTCGACGGCTATCCAGAAAATTACGATTTCTGGGTGAACGGGGACAGCATGGACATATTCCCGGTCGGATGGTCGGAGAAAAATGGACACCGATTAGATCCGCCGAAAGGTTACGTGGCCAGTAATTTCAATTGGAATGCTTATCTAAAAATTTGCAAAACTACTGCAGCACCgaagaatatattttcaaataagAGT TCGGTCTTTCCAACTGGTTTCCGCGTAGGAATGAAATTGGAGGCAGTAGATAGGAAGCATTCTTCGTTGGTTTGCGTTGCTAGTATAGCAGGCCTAATGGACTCCCGCATATTAGTTCATTTCGATTCTTGGGACGAAGTCTACGATTATTGGGCAGACGCCAGTTCCCCGTATATTCACCCGGTGGGTTGGTGTCATCATAACGGCCACAGCCTCACTCCGCCCAACA ATTACAAAGATCCAAAATCATTTACGTGGGACACGTATCTGAGGGAGACTAGATCCATGGTTGCACCGGCAAGGGCTTTTAAGCAACGATCGCCTTGCGGGTTCAAGCGTGGAATGAAGTTAGAGGCAGTCGACAAGAGGGTGCCACAATTAATAAGGGTGGCGACGGTCGAGGACGTGAAAGACCACAT GTTGAAGATACGGTTCGACGGATGGCCAGAGAATCACGCTTACTGGGTCGATGATGATTCTCCGGACATACATCCGATGGGATGGTGCTTGAAAACGGGTCATCCTCTGGAGCCACCGTTAA CCCCGGATAACTTGAACGATAGAGCAGAGTGCGGGATGTACGGTTGCAGAGGTATAGGACATGTAAAAGGACCTAAATACGCAACGCACAATTCTGCGTCCGGTTGTCCCTATTCGCCTCAGAATCTTCACAAGGTCAGGCAGCTGTCCGATAGGCTGAACCTGAAGCATGAGACATGTGATTTCGAGGACGATGTGTTGGATAAACCGAAAACAGAGAAGACTGATAAAATTAAGATGGAAAAGTCTGAGAAGCCTGAGAAATTGTTGTTCGCCGACGAACGGTTACTGAAGACTGAGAAAGACATTAAGCAAGAGGATGGAGAGTTGTCCGATAAGAACGACAAGTCTGAGAATTCGGAGAA GTCGAGTAAGTCGAAGCATCACCACAGCGACGGACAAACTGACGATGATGAGCTCttgaggaagagaaagaaaag ACGACAGATTTCCGAGGAGCCTTTGTATTCTTTATCTAATTACGGCGACTCGTCGCTGACGACTGTACCCTACGCCGTGAATATTCCTGATAAACAGTTGCGTATGGAGCTGTATCAGTCCGTATACAATCCCGGTTACAATCCGTTACCGGACGCGCCGCATATATGGGCGAAGCACAGTAACGCTCTGAATAGAGTGGTGGCGAAGCAGAACACGAATCCTCGACGGTGGTCGAACGAGGAAGTGATCAAGTTCATCCAGAGCATGCCGAATTGCAAAGAAATTGGGAACATCTTTAGAAAACAT AACATCGACGGCGAAGCATTCTTAATGCTGACCCAAGAGGATTTGGTGTCTCTGCTCGAACTGCGCCTCGGCCCAGCAATTAAGTTGTACAATAGTATAGTTCTCCTGCGACGAAGGGCATCATGA
- the L(3)mbt gene encoding lethal (3) malignant brain tumor isoform X4 yields the protein MFRSRSIRMEEEIVVDDVDENSNTETPQSDDPTTPIMPLLYIQQSKLRSAPPTTTNQTLVSQNATQLAAIINPVNNQIVAGQNKVFIQGPSQVTTSQSKQHIVIHRPINTVSTTTTSQGQKHILLRKSNTSTAQIVPLSSSQGNQTTAQAGKHTFAYLGTLIKPNKARESVVIPAGALTTTQIAKPKLVIAPVISQLAQTSTSTTSGSQSQPTKHMTNLLLPVTIPQQSGSTKSSMFNLKINNGQISTESKGTITVLRESKTTNSATHPPPLHPIAKMSLLSANKGNNNSTDSIKITENPDSAVITPIPKKDDSGIPEKRKKTISNILRGSSEKRLKKQNLSKSPQDSMVEVTYALSSPESEQDKDKKVQNDDDITLIKVVPSEEKSVKLNTSMDDDIKIEIIKTRTSCVESVSDNKHDVKLINHDDMKDHLNTSHTNDTSFDAAKVLDWKDGVGTLPGSTLKFCMNEFGIMEVVDEDENKQGKDGIGDKENVCLTQNSSKSSPLTVNNVNSDKKSDDRKSRTVSADTMYHCEGCGCYGLAAEFESPISCSPTCTDIIDANKKQPSLRKEKDLKDLRAKRKRKRLLQEQQQSKEMEDKSDEKGQDKVKSETDEDTKDTIAGIDEESQGDSAESKYPWQTGKLGFSWSKYLEHCKAKAAPVKLFKDPFPYSKNHFKVGMRLEGIDPEHPSRYCVLTVAEVVGYRIRLHFDGYPENYDFWVNGDSMDIFPVGWSEKNGHRLDPPKGYVASNFNWNAYLKICKTTAAPKNIFSNKSSVFPTGFRVGMKLEAVDRKHSSLVCVASIAGLMDSRILVHFDSWDEVYDYWADASSPYIHPVGWCHHNGHSLTPPNNYKDPKSFTWDTYLRETRSMVAPARAFKQRSPCGFKRGMKLEAVDKRVPQLIRVATVEDVKDHMLKIRFDGWPENHAYWVDDDSPDIHPMGWCLKTGHPLEPPLTPDNLNDRAECGMYGCRGIGHVKGPKYATHNSASGCPYSPQNLHKVRQLSDRLNLKHETCDFEDDVLDKPKTEKTDKIKMEKSEKPEKLLFADERLLKTEKDIKQEDGELSDKNDKSENSEKSSKSKHHHSDGQTDDDELLRKRKKRRQISEEPLYSLSNYGDSSLTTVPYAVNIPDKQLRMELYQSVYNPGYNPLPDAPHIWAKHSNALNRVVAKQNTNPRRWSNEEVIKFIQSMPNCKEIGNIFRKHNIDGEAFLMLTQEDLVSLLELRLGPAIKLYNSIVLLRRRAS from the exons TACGTTCAGCACCGCCGACAACAACAAATCAGACTTTGGTTTCACAGAATGCCACTCAACTCGCTGCCATTATTAATCCAGTCAACAATCag ATTGTTGCTGGACAAAATAAAGTGTTTATACAAGGGCCAAGTCAGGTTACCACTTCTCAAAGTAAACAACATATTGTGATTCACCGACCAATCAACACTGTCAGTACAACAACAACATCTCAAGGACAGAAACACATATTGCTTAGAAAGTCCAATACGTCTACTGCTCAGATTGTGCCATTAAGTTCATCTCAGGGGAATCAGACTACCGCACAAGCTGGCAAGCATACATTCGCATATCTCGGAACGCTTATCAAGCCAAACAAAGCGCGCGAATCTGTTGTAATTCCTGCAG GGGCTTTAACAACAACTCAAATAGCTAAGCCAAAATTAGTGATCGCACCGGTTATCTCTCAATTGGCTCAAACATCAACTAGCACCACCTCAGGCTCTCAGAGTCAGCCTACCAAGCATATGACGAATTTGTTACTACCAGTCACTATTCCTCAGCAAAGCGGATCTACTAAATCTAGtatgttcaatttaaaaattaacaatGGCCAAATTAGCACGGAAAGCAAAGGAACGATTACTG TTTTACGGGAATCGAAGACAACGAATTCGGCCACGCATCCGCCGCCGTTGCATCCTATCGCGAAAATGAGTTTGCTAAGCGCGAATAAAGGAAACAACAATTCCACGGATAGTATAAAAATTACAGAGAATCCTGACTCTGCTGTGATCACCCCTATCCCTAAAAAAGATGATAGTGGTATACCCGAGAAAAGGAAGAAAACCATAAGCAATATATTAAGAGGCTCTAGTGAGAAACGACTGAAAAAGCAAAACTTATCAAAATCGCCGCAAGATAGTATGGTTGAGGTCACTTATGCGCTGAGCAGTCCAGAATCGGAGCAAGACAAAGACAAGAAGGTGCAAAACGACGATGATATCACTTTGATCAAAGTGGTACCAAGCGAGGAGAAAAGTGTTAAACTGAATACCAGCATGGATGATGATATAAAGATAGAAATTATTAAAACGCGCACGAGTTGCGTCGAGTCGGTATCAGACAATAAGCACGATGTTAAATTGATTAATCATGACGACATGAAAGATCACTTGAACACCAGTCATACAAACGATACGAGTTTCGATGCTGCGAAAGTGCTAGACTGGAAAGACGGTGTTGGCACATTGCCTGGAAGCACGTTGAAG TTCTGTATGAACGAATTTGGTATCATGGAAGTAGTGGACGAGGACGAGAATAAACAAGGGAAAGATGGAATCGGTGACAAGGAGAATGTTTGTTTAACACAGAATTCCTCGAAATCTAGCCCCCTAACTGTCAACAACGTGAATTCTGACAAGAAGT CGGACGATAGGAAGTCCCGGACTGTTTCAGCAGACACAATGTACCACTGCGAGGGTTGCGGGTGCTATGGTTTGGCCGCTGAATTCGAAAGTCCAATATCTTGTAGCCCAACGTGTACAGACATAATAGACGCTAATAAGAAGCAACCATCGTTGCGGAAGGAAAAGGATTTGAA AGACTTACGTGCCAAACGGAAACGTAAAAGGCTACTCCAGGAACAACAGCAATCCAAAGAAATGGAGGACAAATCCGACGAGAAAGGGCAAGATAAAGTAAAGTCTGAAACTGACGAGGACACGAAAGATACTATCGCTGGGATTGATGAAGAGAGCCAAGGAGACTCGGCCGAGTCAAAG TATCCTTGGCAGACAGGAAAACTCGGATTCTCGTGGTCCAAATACCTCGAGCACTGCAAGGCAAAAGCTGCTCCGGTCAAGCTGTTCAAGGACCCGTTCCCGTATAGTAAAAATCATTTCAAAGTTGGCATGAGACTGGAAGGAATAGACCCGGAACATCCCTCGCGATATTGTGTTCTTACAGTCGCCGAAGTAGTGG GTTACCGAATACGCCTGCATTTCGACGGCTATCCAGAAAATTACGATTTCTGGGTGAACGGGGACAGCATGGACATATTCCCGGTCGGATGGTCGGAGAAAAATGGACACCGATTAGATCCGCCGAAAGGTTACGTGGCCAGTAATTTCAATTGGAATGCTTATCTAAAAATTTGCAAAACTACTGCAGCACCgaagaatatattttcaaataagAGT TCGGTCTTTCCAACTGGTTTCCGCGTAGGAATGAAATTGGAGGCAGTAGATAGGAAGCATTCTTCGTTGGTTTGCGTTGCTAGTATAGCAGGCCTAATGGACTCCCGCATATTAGTTCATTTCGATTCTTGGGACGAAGTCTACGATTATTGGGCAGACGCCAGTTCCCCGTATATTCACCCGGTGGGTTGGTGTCATCATAACGGCCACAGCCTCACTCCGCCCAACA ATTACAAAGATCCAAAATCATTTACGTGGGACACGTATCTGAGGGAGACTAGATCCATGGTTGCACCGGCAAGGGCTTTTAAGCAACGATCGCCTTGCGGGTTCAAGCGTGGAATGAAGTTAGAGGCAGTCGACAAGAGGGTGCCACAATTAATAAGGGTGGCGACGGTCGAGGACGTGAAAGACCACAT GTTGAAGATACGGTTCGACGGATGGCCAGAGAATCACGCTTACTGGGTCGATGATGATTCTCCGGACATACATCCGATGGGATGGTGCTTGAAAACGGGTCATCCTCTGGAGCCACCGTTAA CCCCGGATAACTTGAACGATAGAGCAGAGTGCGGGATGTACGGTTGCAGAGGTATAGGACATGTAAAAGGACCTAAATACGCAACGCACAATTCTGCGTCCGGTTGTCCCTATTCGCCTCAGAATCTTCACAAGGTCAGGCAGCTGTCCGATAGGCTGAACCTGAAGCATGAGACATGTGATTTCGAGGACGATGTGTTGGATAAACCGAAAACAGAGAAGACTGATAAAATTAAGATGGAAAAGTCTGAGAAGCCTGAGAAATTGTTGTTCGCCGACGAACGGTTACTGAAGACTGAGAAAGACATTAAGCAAGAGGATGGAGAGTTGTCCGATAAGAACGACAAGTCTGAGAATTCGGAGAA GTCGAGTAAGTCGAAGCATCACCACAGCGACGGACAAACTGACGATGATGAGCTCttgaggaagagaaagaaaag ACGACAGATTTCCGAGGAGCCTTTGTATTCTTTATCTAATTACGGCGACTCGTCGCTGACGACTGTACCCTACGCCGTGAATATTCCTGATAAACAGTTGCGTATGGAGCTGTATCAGTCCGTATACAATCCCGGTTACAATCCGTTACCGGACGCGCCGCATATATGGGCGAAGCACAGTAACGCTCTGAATAGAGTGGTGGCGAAGCAGAACACGAATCCTCGACGGTGGTCGAACGAGGAAGTGATCAAGTTCATCCAGAGCATGCCGAATTGCAAAGAAATTGGGAACATCTTTAGAAAACAT AACATCGACGGCGAAGCATTCTTAATGCTGACCCAAGAGGATTTGGTGTCTCTGCTCGAACTGCGCCTCGGCCCAGCAATTAAGTTGTACAATAGTATAGTTCTCCTGCGACGAAGGGCATCATGA